A genomic stretch from Kribbella amoyensis includes:
- the rpoB gene encoding DNA-directed RNA polymerase subunit beta yields the protein MVASRNPQSDSITDVSGSRRISFAKISEPLEVPDLLALQVDSFDWLVGNETWQARVAAAEAEGRTELSGPSGLEEIFEEISPIEDFSGTMSLSFRDHRFEPPKNTVDECKERDVTYSAPLFVTAEFMNNETGEIKSQTVFMGDFPLMTRKGTFVINGTERVVVSQLVRSPGVYFERTPDKTSDKDIFTAKVIPSRGAWLEFEVDKRDMVGVRLDRKRKQNVTVLLKALGWTDAQILEEFGEYESIRLTLEKDHTSGQDDALLDIYRKLRPGEPPTREAAQALLDNYYFNGKRYDLAKVGRYKINKKLGRDEAHDTAVLTIDDIVATIKYLVALHEGKTELPAPTGEIVVEEDDIDHFGNRRLRTVGELIQNQLRTGLARMERVVRERMTTQDVEAITPQTLINIRPVVAALKEFFGTSQLSQFMDQTNPIAGLTHKRRLNALGPGGLSRERAGFEVRDVHPSHYGRMCPIETPEGPNIGLIGSLASYGRVNPFGFVETPYRKVNDGQVTDQVDYLTADEEDRFVIAQANAVLTDDNRLAEDRVLVRRRHGEVELVLVEDVDYMDVSPRQMVSVATAMIPFLEHDDANRALMGSNMQRQAVPLITADAPLVGTGMEYRGAVDAGDVVVADKAGVVKEVSADLIEIAADDGTYQTYRLAKFRRSNQGTCINQRPLVDQGQRVEVNSPLADGPCTDEGEMALGRNLLVAFMPWEGHNYEDAIILSQRVVQQDLLTSIHIEEHEVDARDTKLGPEEITRDIPNVSDEMLADLDERGIIRIGAEVTTGDILVGKVTPKGETELTPEERLLRAIFGEKAREVRDTSLKVPHGENGTVIGVRVFDRDNGDELPPGVNQLVRVYVAQKRKISVGDKLAGRHGNKGVISKILPVEDMPFMEDGTQVDIILNPLGVPGRMNVGQVLETHLGWVASRGWEVDPESQEEWAQRLIKIGAGSAAPMTNVATPVFDGAKEEEVTGLLGSTLPNRDGNRMVDGTGKARLFDGRSGEPFPEPVGVGYMYMLKLHHLVDDKIHARSTGPYSMITQQPLGGKAQFGGQRFGEMEVWALEAYGAAFALQELLTIKSDDVVGRVKVYEAIVKGENIPEPGIPESFKVLVKEMQSLCLNVEVLSSDGSRVEMRDSEEDVFRAAEELGIDLSRREPNSVEEV from the coding sequence TTGGTCGCCTCGCGCAACCCCCAGTCCGACAGCATCACCGACGTTTCCGGCTCCCGCCGCATCTCCTTCGCAAAGATCTCCGAACCGCTCGAGGTTCCGGATCTGCTTGCGCTGCAGGTGGACAGTTTCGACTGGTTGGTAGGAAACGAAACCTGGCAGGCCCGGGTGGCCGCCGCCGAGGCCGAGGGGCGGACCGAGCTGTCCGGCCCGTCCGGCCTGGAAGAGATCTTCGAGGAGATCTCCCCGATCGAGGACTTCAGCGGCACCATGTCGCTGTCGTTCCGCGACCACCGTTTCGAGCCGCCGAAGAACACGGTCGACGAGTGCAAGGAGCGCGACGTCACCTACTCGGCGCCGCTGTTCGTCACCGCCGAGTTCATGAACAACGAGACCGGCGAGATCAAGAGCCAGACCGTCTTCATGGGCGACTTCCCGCTGATGACGCGCAAGGGCACCTTCGTGATCAACGGCACCGAGCGTGTCGTCGTGTCCCAGCTGGTCCGGTCCCCGGGCGTGTACTTCGAGCGCACCCCGGACAAGACCTCCGACAAGGACATCTTCACGGCCAAGGTCATCCCGTCGCGCGGCGCGTGGCTGGAGTTCGAGGTCGACAAGCGCGACATGGTCGGCGTCCGGCTCGACCGCAAGCGCAAGCAGAACGTCACCGTCCTGCTGAAGGCGCTCGGCTGGACCGACGCGCAGATCCTGGAGGAGTTCGGCGAGTACGAGTCGATCCGCCTCACCCTGGAGAAGGACCACACCTCCGGGCAGGACGACGCGCTGCTGGACATCTACCGCAAGCTGCGTCCGGGTGAACCGCCGACCCGCGAGGCCGCGCAGGCGCTGCTGGACAACTACTACTTCAACGGCAAGCGCTACGACCTGGCCAAGGTCGGCCGGTACAAGATCAACAAGAAGCTCGGCCGGGACGAGGCGCACGACACCGCCGTCCTGACGATCGACGACATCGTCGCCACGATCAAGTACCTGGTCGCGCTGCACGAGGGCAAGACCGAGCTGCCGGCGCCGACCGGTGAGATCGTCGTCGAGGAAGACGACATCGACCACTTCGGCAACCGCCGTCTGCGCACGGTCGGCGAGCTGATCCAGAACCAGCTGCGCACCGGCCTGGCCCGGATGGAGCGGGTGGTCCGGGAGCGGATGACGACCCAGGACGTCGAGGCGATCACGCCGCAGACCCTGATCAACATCCGTCCGGTGGTGGCGGCGCTGAAGGAGTTCTTCGGCACCTCCCAGCTGTCCCAGTTCATGGACCAGACGAACCCGATCGCGGGGCTGACGCACAAGCGCCGGCTGAACGCGCTCGGCCCGGGTGGTCTGAGCCGGGAGCGGGCCGGCTTCGAGGTCCGCGACGTGCACCCGTCCCACTACGGCCGGATGTGCCCGATCGAGACCCCGGAAGGCCCGAACATCGGCCTGATCGGCTCGCTCGCGTCGTACGGCCGGGTGAACCCGTTCGGCTTCGTCGAGACCCCGTACCGCAAGGTCAACGACGGCCAGGTCACCGACCAGGTCGACTACCTGACCGCGGACGAGGAGGACCGGTTCGTCATCGCCCAGGCGAACGCGGTGCTGACCGACGACAACCGGCTCGCCGAGGACCGCGTGCTGGTCCGCCGGCGGCACGGTGAGGTCGAGCTCGTGCTGGTCGAGGACGTGGACTACATGGACGTCTCGCCGCGCCAGATGGTGTCGGTCGCGACGGCGATGATCCCGTTCCTCGAGCACGACGACGCCAACCGCGCGCTGATGGGCTCCAACATGCAGCGCCAGGCGGTGCCGCTGATCACCGCCGACGCCCCGCTGGTCGGGACCGGCATGGAGTACCGCGGCGCGGTCGACGCCGGCGACGTGGTCGTGGCCGACAAGGCCGGTGTGGTCAAGGAGGTCTCGGCCGACCTGATCGAGATCGCCGCCGACGACGGCACGTACCAGACGTACCGGCTGGCCAAGTTCCGCCGCTCGAACCAGGGCACCTGCATCAACCAGCGGCCGCTGGTCGACCAGGGCCAGCGGGTCGAGGTGAACAGCCCGCTCGCCGACGGTCCGTGCACCGACGAGGGCGAGATGGCGCTCGGCCGCAACCTGCTGGTCGCGTTCATGCCGTGGGAGGGCCACAACTACGAGGACGCGATCATCCTCAGCCAGCGGGTCGTGCAGCAGGACCTGCTGACCTCGATCCACATCGAGGAGCACGAGGTCGACGCCCGCGACACCAAGCTGGGTCCGGAGGAGATCACCCGGGACATCCCGAACGTCTCCGACGAGATGCTGGCCGACCTGGACGAGCGCGGCATCATCCGGATCGGCGCCGAGGTCACCACCGGTGACATCCTGGTCGGCAAGGTCACCCCGAAGGGCGAGACCGAGCTGACCCCGGAGGAGCGGCTGCTGCGCGCGATCTTCGGTGAGAAGGCGCGCGAGGTCCGCGACACGTCGCTGAAGGTGCCGCACGGCGAGAACGGCACCGTCATCGGTGTCCGCGTCTTCGACCGCGACAACGGCGACGAGCTGCCGCCGGGCGTGAACCAGCTGGTCCGCGTCTACGTGGCGCAGAAGCGCAAGATCTCCGTCGGCGACAAGCTCGCCGGACGCCACGGCAACAAGGGCGTCATCTCGAAGATCCTGCCGGTCGAGGACATGCCGTTCATGGAGGACGGCACCCAGGTCGACATCATCCTGAACCCGCTGGGCGTGCCCGGCCGGATGAACGTCGGTCAGGTCCTCGAGACGCACCTCGGCTGGGTCGCCAGCCGCGGCTGGGAGGTCGACCCGGAGAGCCAGGAGGAGTGGGCCCAGCGGCTGATCAAGATCGGCGCCGGCTCCGCTGCTCCGATGACGAACGTCGCCACCCCGGTGTTCGACGGCGCCAAGGAGGAGGAGGTCACCGGCCTGCTCGGCTCCACGCTGCCGAACCGCGACGGCAACCGGATGGTCGACGGCACCGGCAAGGCCCGGCTGTTCGACGGCCGCTCGGGCGAGCCGTTCCCGGAGCCGGTCGGCGTCGGCTACATGTACATGCTGAAGCTGCACCACCTGGTCGACGACAAGATCCACGCTCGCTCGACCGGTCCGTACTCGATGATCACGCAGCAGCCGCTGGGTGGTAAGGCGCAGTTCGGTGGTCAGCGGTTCGGCGAGATGGAGGTGTGGGCCCTCGAGGCCTACGGTGCCGCCTTCGCGCTGCAGGAGCTGCTGACGATCAAGTCGGACGACGTGGTCGGCCGGGTGAAGGTGTACGAGGCGATCGTCAAGGGCGAGAACATCCCGGAGCCGGGTATCCCGGAGTCCTTCAAGGTTCTGGTCAAGGAAATGCAGTCGCTGTGTCTGAACGTGGAAGTGCTCTCGTCCGACGGAAGCCGGGTCGAGATGCGCGACAGCGAAGAGGACGTCTTCCGCGCCGCGGAGGAGCTGGGCATCGACCTGTCCCGGCGGGAGCCGAACAGCGTCGAGGAGGTCTGA
- a CDS encoding MCE family protein produces MITRTVRIQLMVFLLITVVGIAYVGGKYAQVDQLFFDDDYTVRASFAESGGIFSGAEVTYRGQPVGRVGELKLLDDGVEVDLDIEKNVKVPNDLVAVVANRSAIGEQYVDLQPRRDEGPYLKDNSTIARADTAVPIDTTELLLNLDQLVNSVDKDSLRTTVKELGDALRGKGGDLQKIIDSSGLLISDADANVAQTIKLINDGNTVLATQVGSGDAIRTWAKNLALLSDTLVGSDADLRKVIDQGSGASEQLSGLISENRADIAVLLGNLLTVNEMTTVRLDAVEQLMVVYPAVVMGGYIVPAKDKGTGHYDAHFGLVLGVSPPACRAGYKGTDTRVPQDTTDKNANTKAACTAAPGSGVNVRGAQNKPSPSSRSDANRVGYGVGYDPDTGAAGGTGGMPELVLGSTGGQADYLGSDSWKALILGPVTGK; encoded by the coding sequence GTGATCACCAGAACGGTCCGGATCCAGCTGATGGTGTTCCTGCTGATCACCGTCGTCGGGATCGCCTACGTCGGCGGCAAGTACGCCCAGGTCGACCAGCTGTTCTTCGACGACGACTACACCGTGCGGGCCAGCTTCGCCGAGTCCGGCGGCATCTTCTCCGGCGCCGAGGTGACGTACCGCGGCCAGCCGGTCGGCCGGGTCGGCGAGCTGAAGCTGCTCGACGACGGCGTCGAGGTCGACCTGGACATCGAGAAGAACGTGAAGGTCCCGAACGACCTGGTCGCCGTGGTCGCGAACCGGTCCGCGATCGGCGAGCAGTACGTCGACCTGCAGCCGCGCCGCGACGAGGGGCCGTACCTGAAGGACAACTCCACCATCGCCCGGGCCGACACCGCGGTACCGATCGACACCACCGAGCTGCTGCTCAACCTCGACCAGCTGGTGAACTCGGTCGACAAGGACAGCCTGCGGACCACGGTCAAGGAGCTCGGCGACGCGCTCCGCGGCAAGGGCGGCGACCTGCAGAAGATCATCGACAGCTCCGGTCTGCTGATCAGCGACGCGGACGCCAACGTCGCCCAGACGATCAAGCTGATCAACGACGGCAACACCGTGCTCGCCACCCAGGTGGGCAGCGGCGACGCGATCCGGACCTGGGCGAAGAACCTGGCCCTGCTGTCCGACACGCTGGTCGGCTCGGACGCGGACCTGCGCAAGGTGATCGACCAGGGTTCCGGCGCCTCGGAGCAGCTGTCCGGACTGATCTCGGAGAACCGGGCCGACATCGCGGTGCTGCTCGGTAACCTGCTCACGGTGAACGAGATGACCACGGTCCGGCTGGACGCCGTCGAGCAGCTGATGGTGGTGTACCCGGCGGTCGTGATGGGCGGGTACATCGTCCCGGCCAAGGACAAGGGCACCGGGCACTACGACGCCCACTTCGGCCTCGTCCTCGGCGTCAGCCCGCCCGCCTGCCGGGCCGGGTACAAGGGCACCGACACCCGGGTCCCGCAGGACACCACCGACAAGAATGCGAACACCAAGGCGGCCTGTACGGCGGCGCCCGGGTCGGGCGTGAACGTCCGCGGCGCGCAGAACAAGCCGAGCCCGTCCTCGCGCAGCGACGCGAACCGGGTCGGGTACGGCGTCGGCTACGACCCGGACACCGGCGCGGCCGGCGGCACCGGCGGGATGCCCGAGCTGGTGCTCGGCTCCACCGGCGGCCAGGCCGACTACCTCGGCTCGGACTCCTGGAAAGCCCTCATCCTCGGACCGGTGACCGGCAAGTGA
- a CDS encoding MCE family protein gives MNRFRRTAVVAGVVATATFVAGCDFSVYSLPLPGGAKIKGPSYTVTAEFTDVLDLVPKSSVKVDDVTVGTVEKVWLEGFTAKVRLRLPKSVDLPDNARATIRQTSLLGEKFVSLAPPTGSEKPHGKLDNGELIPLSRTTSNVEVEEVLAALSLLLNGGGVAQLQIITQELNKALTGNEPAIRSVLTQLNTFVGTLDANKQRIVEAIKAVDALAKKLNAQKTTLATAIDSLPKSISTLDKQRAALVKTLQALAKLGNTATRVITASQKDLVANLQSLYPVLTKLAEAGENLPKSLELLLTYPFPDAAADAVQGDFTNLNITLDVNTQKALQGLLKLNLPTVGPTALPTGKISLPLHNTPQFPQSSGLPPLPLPTGTATSCVTGLGLPVCTPTLNRSGFDPELAKVLMPGVAK, from the coding sequence ATGAACCGCTTCCGCCGGACCGCCGTGGTCGCGGGCGTGGTAGCGACGGCCACCTTCGTGGCCGGCTGCGACTTCAGCGTGTACTCCCTGCCGCTGCCGGGCGGCGCGAAGATCAAGGGCCCGTCGTACACCGTGACGGCCGAGTTCACCGACGTACTCGACCTGGTGCCGAAGTCCTCGGTCAAGGTCGACGACGTCACCGTCGGCACGGTCGAGAAGGTCTGGCTGGAAGGGTTCACCGCCAAGGTCCGGCTCCGGCTGCCGAAGAGCGTGGACCTGCCCGACAACGCCCGGGCGACGATCCGGCAGACCAGCCTGCTCGGCGAGAAGTTCGTCTCGCTGGCACCCCCGACCGGGAGCGAGAAGCCGCACGGCAAGCTGGACAACGGCGAGCTGATCCCGCTCTCGCGGACCACCAGCAACGTCGAGGTCGAGGAAGTGCTGGCGGCGTTGTCGTTGCTGCTCAACGGCGGCGGCGTGGCCCAGTTGCAGATCATCACCCAGGAGCTGAACAAGGCCCTGACCGGCAACGAGCCGGCCATCCGCAGCGTGCTCACCCAGCTGAACACCTTCGTCGGCACGCTGGACGCGAACAAGCAGCGGATCGTCGAGGCGATCAAGGCCGTCGACGCGCTGGCGAAGAAGCTCAACGCGCAGAAGACCACGCTGGCGACCGCGATCGACTCGCTGCCGAAGTCGATCTCCACCCTGGACAAGCAGCGCGCCGCCCTGGTGAAGACGCTGCAGGCGCTGGCCAAGCTCGGCAACACCGCGACCCGGGTGATCACCGCCTCGCAGAAGGACCTGGTGGCCAACCTGCAGTCGCTCTACCCGGTGCTGACCAAGCTGGCCGAGGCGGGGGAGAACCTGCCGAAGTCGCTCGAGTTGCTGCTCACGTACCCGTTCCCGGACGCCGCCGCGGACGCCGTCCAGGGTGACTTCACCAACCTGAACATCACCCTCGACGTGAACACCCAGAAGGCGCTGCAGGGTCTGCTCAAGCTGAACCTGCCGACGGTCGGCCCGACGGCGCTGCCGACCGGGAAGATCAGCCTGCCGCTGCACAACACCCCGCAGTTCCCGCAGAGTTCCGGACTGCCGCCGCTGCCGCTGCCGACGGGGACGGCGACCAGCTGTGTCACCGGGCTCGGCCTGCCCGTCTGTACGCCCACGCTGAACCGGTCCGGCTTCGACCCGGAACTGGCGAAGGTGCTGATGCCGGGGGTGGCCAAGTGA
- a CDS encoding MCE family protein → MKLASVSRLIAVGVVLVVLAVSVVTLWPNPERVSATAYFPRAVSVYPGSDVRILGIKVGEIESVTPAGRAVRVKFWWEAKHKVPANAKAVIASPSIVADRYIQLTPAYAKGDVMADGAEIPLDRTAVPLELDQIYQSLNDLSVALGPKGANDQGALSRLLDVSAANLNGQGAKLNQTITDVSKLTQTLSGNSKSLFSTVRQLQTFVSALAANDQLVKQFNSNFAATSATLAGERKDLAAALNLLATALGEVATFVKDNRALVRTTVSGATDISQLLVKEKAALAEIIDTAPLGLGNLARVYNPQYGTLDQRINLAQLDDPADFICSLLLQANQPLSTCSALRPVLDALPKLPLLSQLTGSLTGSGGPAGTPWAPAPEPKLPSPDPVDDTLGGLVPGGAR, encoded by the coding sequence ATGAAGCTCGCCTCGGTGTCCCGGCTGATCGCGGTCGGCGTGGTCCTGGTGGTCCTCGCCGTCAGTGTGGTCACGCTCTGGCCCAACCCCGAACGCGTCAGCGCGACCGCGTACTTCCCGCGCGCGGTCAGCGTGTACCCCGGCTCCGACGTCCGGATCCTCGGCATCAAGGTCGGCGAGATCGAGAGCGTCACGCCGGCCGGTCGCGCGGTCCGGGTGAAATTCTGGTGGGAGGCCAAGCACAAGGTGCCGGCCAACGCCAAGGCGGTGATCGCGTCGCCGTCGATCGTCGCCGACCGGTACATCCAGCTGACCCCGGCGTACGCCAAGGGCGACGTGATGGCCGACGGCGCCGAGATCCCGCTGGACCGGACCGCGGTCCCGCTGGAGCTGGACCAGATCTACCAGAGCCTGAACGACCTGTCCGTCGCGCTCGGCCCGAAGGGCGCCAACGACCAGGGCGCGTTGTCGCGGTTGCTGGACGTCTCGGCCGCGAACCTGAACGGCCAGGGCGCCAAGCTGAACCAGACCATCACCGACGTGTCGAAGCTGACCCAGACGTTGTCGGGCAACTCGAAGAGCCTGTTCAGCACGGTCCGGCAGCTGCAGACGTTCGTGTCCGCGCTGGCCGCGAACGACCAGCTGGTCAAGCAGTTCAACAGCAACTTCGCCGCCACCTCGGCGACGCTGGCCGGGGAACGCAAGGACCTGGCCGCCGCACTGAACCTGCTGGCCACCGCGCTCGGCGAGGTCGCCACGTTCGTCAAGGACAACCGCGCGCTGGTCCGGACCACGGTGTCCGGGGCGACCGACATCTCCCAGCTCCTGGTCAAGGAGAAGGCCGCGCTGGCCGAGATCATCGACACCGCGCCGCTCGGCCTGGGCAACCTGGCCCGCGTCTACAACCCGCAGTACGGCACCCTCGACCAGCGGATCAACCTGGCCCAGCTGGACGACCCGGCCGACTTCATCTGCTCGCTGCTGCTGCAGGCGAACCAGCCGCTGTCCACCTGCTCGGCGTTGCGGCCCGTCCTCGACGCCCTGCCGAAGCTGCCGCTGCTGAGCCAGCTCACCGGTTCGCTGACCGGATCGGGCGGCCCGGCCGGTACGCCGTGGGCCCCGGCGCCGGAACCCAAGCTGCCCAGCCCGGATCCCGTCGACGACACCCTCGGCGGCCTGGTCCCCGGAGGTGCCCGATGA
- a CDS encoding MCE family protein, producing the protein MKPFREQNQLTIGVVGLTVLGLIMLAAFKAQDLPLIGGGTKYSAQFSEAGGLKPNDEIRIAGVRVGQVRAVELEGTHVRVDFVVDRGVKLGDRTGAEMKIKTLLGQKYLKLNPAGEGSLKAGSEIPLDRTVSAYDVVDAFTDLANTTERIDTAQLARALDTLSSTFKNTPDEVQASLTGLSRLSRSVAKRDEELKKLLQHSDTVTKVLADRNQELVKLLKDGNTVFQAVQARRALIHQLLVSTQKLSAQVTALVRENRKDLQPTLQKVNAVLAVLLKNQTALDASIRGLAPYARVFTNTLGTGPWFDTYVQNLVPVPEIPLPQVPIPGLPPLLGGTGR; encoded by the coding sequence GTGAAGCCCTTCCGGGAGCAGAACCAGCTGACCATCGGGGTGGTCGGGCTGACGGTGCTGGGGTTGATCATGCTGGCCGCGTTCAAGGCGCAGGACCTGCCGTTGATCGGCGGCGGCACGAAGTACTCGGCGCAGTTCTCCGAGGCCGGCGGGCTGAAGCCGAACGACGAGATCCGGATCGCCGGCGTCCGGGTCGGCCAGGTCCGCGCGGTCGAGCTGGAGGGCACCCACGTCCGGGTGGACTTCGTCGTCGACCGCGGCGTCAAGCTGGGCGACCGGACCGGTGCCGAGATGAAGATCAAGACCCTGCTCGGGCAGAAGTACCTCAAGCTCAACCCGGCCGGCGAGGGATCGCTGAAGGCGGGTTCCGAGATCCCGCTGGACCGCACGGTCTCGGCGTACGACGTGGTCGACGCGTTCACCGATCTCGCCAACACCACCGAGCGGATCGACACCGCCCAGCTGGCCCGCGCCCTGGACACGCTGTCGAGCACGTTCAAGAACACCCCGGACGAGGTGCAGGCGTCGCTCACCGGGCTGTCCCGGTTGTCCCGCAGCGTGGCCAAGCGGGACGAGGAGCTGAAGAAGCTGCTCCAGCACTCCGACACGGTCACCAAGGTCCTCGCCGACCGGAACCAGGAGCTGGTCAAGCTGCTCAAGGACGGCAACACCGTGTTCCAGGCGGTGCAGGCCCGGCGAGCCCTGATCCACCAGCTGCTGGTCTCGACGCAGAAGCTGTCCGCCCAGGTGACCGCGCTGGTCCGGGAGAACCGCAAGGATCTGCAGCCCACCCTGCAGAAGGTGAACGCGGTGCTCGCGGTCCTGCTGAAGAACCAGACCGCCCTGGACGCCAGCATCCGCGGCCTCGCGCCGTACGCGCGGGTGTTCACCAACACGCTCGGGACCGGGCCGTGGTTCGACACCTACGTGCAGAACCTGGTCCCCGTCCCGGAGATCCCGTTGCCGCAGGTCCCGATCCCCGGGCTGCCCCCGCTGCTGGGAGGGACCGGCCGATGA
- a CDS encoding MCE family protein yields MKLLDRKTSFDTVRLAIFVVVTTVATALLAVTIGNLSFTPTTKYKAVFTDAVGLNQGDDIRIAGVRVGQVDKIELYQDTLALVTFKVDSDQVLDTSTRATLRYRNLVGNRYIALTEGVGGGERMQKNDVIDKDRTQPALDLSVLFNGFKPLFTALTPADVNQFAFEVIKVLQGEGGTIESLLARTASLTTTLADADQVIGDLITNLTSTLQIVSQRQQNFSTLLVNLQRFITGLSKDINPILGSLGSINSLNTKTAGLLQQTRVPLKADLDRLRQVATTLDETQGIWVKTLQNMPGKLNTMTRTASYGSWFNFYLCGFDGNVTLPLGTRVPVSYDNNSARCKER; encoded by the coding sequence ATGAAGCTGCTGGACCGGAAGACCTCGTTCGACACCGTGCGGCTGGCGATCTTCGTCGTCGTGACCACGGTCGCGACCGCGTTGCTGGCGGTCACGATCGGGAACCTGAGCTTCACGCCGACCACCAAGTACAAGGCCGTCTTCACCGACGCGGTCGGGCTGAACCAGGGCGACGACATCCGGATCGCCGGGGTCCGGGTCGGCCAGGTGGACAAGATCGAGCTGTACCAGGACACGCTGGCGCTGGTGACCTTCAAGGTCGACTCCGACCAGGTGCTCGACACCTCGACCCGCGCCACCCTGCGGTACCGCAACCTGGTCGGCAACCGGTACATCGCGCTCACCGAGGGCGTCGGCGGCGGCGAGCGGATGCAGAAGAACGACGTCATCGACAAGGACCGGACCCAGCCGGCCCTGGACCTGTCGGTGCTGTTCAACGGGTTCAAGCCGTTGTTCACCGCGCTCACCCCGGCCGACGTGAACCAGTTCGCCTTCGAGGTGATCAAGGTGCTGCAGGGCGAGGGCGGCACGATCGAGAGCCTGCTGGCCCGGACCGCGTCGCTGACCACCACACTGGCCGACGCCGACCAGGTGATCGGCGACCTGATCACCAACCTGACCTCGACGCTGCAGATCGTCTCGCAACGCCAGCAGAACTTCTCCACCCTGCTGGTGAACCTGCAGAGGTTCATCACCGGACTGAGCAAGGACATCAACCCGATCCTCGGCTCGCTCGGCTCGATCAACTCGCTGAACACCAAGACGGCCGGCCTGCTGCAGCAGACCCGGGTCCCGCTGAAGGCGGACCTGGACCGGCTCCGCCAGGTGGCCACCACGCTGGACGAGACCCAGGGGATCTGGGTGAAGACCCTGCAGAACATGCCCGGCAAGCTCAACACGATGACCCGGACCGCGTCGTACGGCTCCTGGTTCAACTTCTACCTGTGCGGCTTCGACGGCAACGTCACCCTCCCGCTCGGTACGAGGGTGCCGGTGAGTTACGACAACAACTCGGCGAGGTGCAAGGAACGGTGA
- a CDS encoding MCE family protein — protein sequence MTRRVLGVAFIGVLCFLLWLTYAFYAKVFTETVTVQLKTSHIGLQLNRHADVKLRGIIVGEVREVSTDGDEATVELALKPDQVSQIASTVSARILPKTLFGEKYVALVPPTGQAGRHIKGGDVISRDKTAVGIEIEKVLNDALPLLQAVDPADLNATLNTLATALEGRGTEIAQTLTQLDAYLKKLNPSVPKLVAALTKLTQVSQLYGDVTPDLARALRNLTVTGNTVVEKEQQLQKFFTDVSALSGTADGFLRENEDRVIRLGEVTRPILDLLERYSPEFPCFLKVLTDTAPILNDTFRGGALNINLELITNQPTPYQPNELPKYLDKRGPTCVGKNYSHPGAKPGPYTQDNPAPYITGEDGVIGDHNKNERFPLNLQLNRVAPGAGVDAGSAGGPAEQQVVDSVVGPVMGVAAGEVPDLTTLMVGPLLRGGQVNLR from the coding sequence ATGACCAGACGTGTGCTCGGAGTCGCCTTCATCGGCGTGCTGTGTTTCCTGCTCTGGCTGACCTACGCGTTCTACGCCAAGGTCTTCACCGAGACGGTGACGGTCCAGCTGAAGACCAGCCACATCGGCCTGCAGCTGAACCGGCACGCCGACGTGAAGCTGCGCGGCATCATCGTCGGCGAGGTCCGCGAGGTGAGTACCGACGGCGACGAGGCGACGGTCGAGCTGGCGCTGAAGCCGGACCAGGTCAGCCAGATCGCCAGTACGGTCAGCGCCCGGATCCTGCCGAAGACGCTGTTCGGCGAGAAGTACGTCGCGCTGGTGCCGCCGACGGGTCAGGCCGGCCGGCACATCAAGGGCGGCGACGTGATCTCGCGCGACAAGACGGCCGTCGGGATCGAGATCGAGAAGGTCCTGAACGACGCGCTGCCGTTGCTGCAGGCGGTCGACCCGGCCGACCTGAACGCGACCCTGAACACGCTGGCCACCGCGCTCGAGGGCCGCGGCACCGAGATCGCCCAGACACTGACCCAGCTGGACGCGTATCTGAAGAAGCTGAACCCGAGCGTGCCGAAGCTGGTCGCCGCGCTGACCAAGCTGACCCAGGTCTCCCAGTTGTACGGCGACGTCACGCCCGACCTGGCCCGCGCGCTGCGCAACCTGACCGTCACCGGCAACACGGTGGTGGAGAAGGAGCAGCAGCTGCAGAAGTTCTTCACCGACGTGTCGGCGCTGTCGGGCACGGCGGACGGGTTCCTCCGCGAGAACGAGGACCGGGTGATCCGGCTCGGCGAGGTGACCCGGCCGATCCTGGACCTGCTGGAGCGGTACTCGCCGGAGTTCCCCTGCTTCCTCAAGGTGCTCACCGACACCGCGCCGATCCTGAACGACACCTTCCGCGGCGGCGCCCTGAACATCAACCTCGAGCTGATCACCAACCAGCCGACGCCGTACCAGCCGAACGAGCTGCCCAAGTACCTGGACAAGCGCGGCCCCACCTGTGTCGGCAAGAACTACAGCCACCCGGGCGCGAAGCCGGGTCCGTACACCCAGGACAACCCGGCCCCGTACATCACCGGCGAGGACGGCGTGATCGGCGACCACAACAAGAACGAGCGCTTCCCGCTGAACCTGCAGCTCAACCGCGTCGCCCCGGGTGCCGGTGTCGACGCGGGCAGCGCCGGCGGCCCGGCCGAGCAGCAGGTGGTCGACTCGGTCGTCGGCCCCGTAATGGGTGTCGCGGCCGGTGAAGTCCCCGACCTGACCACCCTGATGGTGGGCCCCCTGCTCCGCGGAGGCCAGGTGAATCTTCGATGA